A region from the Rhinoderma darwinii isolate aRhiDar2 chromosome 2, aRhiDar2.hap1, whole genome shotgun sequence genome encodes:
- the LOC142740333 gene encoding olfactory receptor 1E16-like, whose amino-acid sequence MTNQTVISELILVGFPGIPEELHNLVSAVMFLVYVFSLTANGCVICLVMLNAYLYQPMYLIIANLATSDLLFDTVTLPKLIARYWFGSSSINFKVCVFQMFCVHYLGSLDSYLLMLMAVDRYVAISQPLRYTLIITNKKIVGICAILWIFVATSTNATISIQASEIVLCGPSGNKINTLFCTHAAISALACTDTTYMRKVAFVSAMVVLLVSLGVILLSYILIIVEISTSSRSENWQKAIYTCTTHLLVVALYYVPRVFVYIVYNIPVIIIKPDITALLLFLYSVIPHMANPIIYFLRTKEIRQTLVKFKRMKHRVGHGLSC is encoded by the coding sequence ATGACAAATCAAACTGTAATTTCCGAACTTATATTGGTTGGATTTCCGGGAATTCCTGAAGAGTTGCACAACCTTGTGTCTGCTGTGATGTTTTTGGTGTACGTGTTCTCGTTGACCGCCAATGGTTGCGTTATTTGCTTGGTCATGCTAAATGCTTACCTTTATCAGCCTATGTATCTGATAATAGCCAACCTTGCCACCTCTGATCTTTTATTTGATACGGTTACATTACCGAAACTCATTGCCAGATACTGGTTTGGATCTTCATCTATTAACTTTAAAGTGTGCGTCTTCCAAATGTTTTGTGTCCATTACCTTGGAAGTCTTGATTCCTACCTGCTGATGCTGATGGCGGTGGATCGCTATGTTGCTATCTCCCAGCCCCTGAGATACACCTTGATTATTACCAACAAGAAAATTGTCGGAATTTGCGCCATTCTCTGGATTTTTGTAGCAACATCTACCAATGCAACTATTTCTATTCAGGCTTCAGAAATAGTTTTATGTGGCCCATCCGGCAACAAGATAAACACCTTATTTTGTACCCATGCGGCAATCTCAGCATTAGCATGTACAGATACCACCTACATGAGGAAAGTTGCCTTTGTGAGTGCTATGGTGGTGCTCCTAGTTTCTTTAGGAGTGATTTTGCTGTCCTACATCTTGATCATAGTGGAAATCTCCACATCATCTCGCTCTGAAAATTGGCAGAAAGCCATCTACACCTGCACAACCCATCTGCTGGTGGTAGCTTTGTATTATGTTCCTCGAGTCTTTGTCTACATAGTCTATAACATTCCTGTAATAATAATTAAGCcagatatcactgctctccttctGTTCCTTTATTCTGTTATCCCACATATGGCTAATCCCATAATTTATTTCCTCAGAACAAAGGAAATTAGGCAAACATTAGTCAAATTTAAGAGAATGAAGCACAGGGTTGGCCATGGGTTGAGTTGCTAA